Proteins from a genomic interval of Caldicellulosiruptor diazotrophicus:
- a CDS encoding sugar phosphate isomerase/epimerase family protein: protein MNKDKIAAQLYTVREFLKTEEEICHSLKKISEIGFKAIQISGIGRINPKRLKEICDEFGLKICATHIPFERLKEEIETVISEHKIYECMHIAIPSAPSEYRSQEGAIAFAAECNEIGEKLKYEGITLSYHNHSFEFKKYNGKTWFELFIESSNPEYLMIEIDTYWVQFAGANPEKWIRSLEGRIPLVHLKDMGMIEDFKQGMFEVGFGNLDWDGIIASCNEAGVEWYIIEQDVCQRSPFESLKMSFDFIVKNYSD, encoded by the coding sequence ATGAACAAAGACAAAATAGCAGCACAACTTTATACAGTCCGTGAATTTTTGAAAACAGAAGAAGAAATATGCCACAGCCTTAAGAAAATAAGCGAAATTGGTTTTAAAGCCATTCAAATTTCAGGAATTGGTAGAATTAACCCGAAAAGATTAAAAGAAATATGCGATGAATTTGGTTTGAAAATATGTGCAACACATATCCCTTTTGAAAGACTTAAAGAAGAAATTGAAACTGTCATTAGTGAACATAAAATTTACGAGTGTATGCACATTGCAATACCTTCTGCACCTTCTGAATATCGGTCTCAAGAAGGTGCTATAGCTTTTGCTGCTGAATGCAATGAAATTGGAGAAAAATTAAAATATGAAGGAATTACACTTTCTTATCACAACCACAGTTTCGAATTCAAAAAATACAATGGTAAGACATGGTTCGAACTTTTTATTGAAAGCTCAAACCCAGAATATCTTATGATAGAAATTGATACTTATTGGGTCCAGTTTGCAGGGGCAAACCCTGAAAAGTGGATAAGAAGCTTAGAAGGTCGAATTCCTCTTGTACATCTTAAAGATATGGGAATGATTGAAGATTTCAAGCAAGGCATGTTTGAAGTTGGGTTTGGAAACTTGGACTGGGATGGAATAATAGCTTCTTGCAATGAAGCAGGAGTTGAATGGTATATTATAGAGCAAGATGTATGCCAGCGCTCACCTTTTGAAAGTCTTAAGATGAGCTTTGATTTTATCGTGAAGAATTATTCAGACTGA